In the Pseudomonas sp. DTU_2021_1001937_2_SI_NGA_ILE_001 genome, one interval contains:
- a CDS encoding Crp/Fnr family transcriptional regulator, whose protein sequence is MSEPSNLNTAIYDMLLDCGLFDSLPPSDLASVAGYFSITDFTRDQVIFNEGDAGTFMCIIHQGSVVVRKLNPDGKPVDIATLRRGRALGEMAVLDGERRSASCIAASDCQLLTLGRDSLDKMIEEMPKMAARIIRALAISLSKRLRMVDGQLLAQQV, encoded by the coding sequence ATGTCCGAACCGTCCAACCTCAATACCGCGATCTACGACATGCTGCTCGACTGCGGCCTGTTCGACTCGCTGCCGCCAAGCGACCTGGCCAGTGTCGCCGGCTATTTCAGCATCACTGACTTCACCCGCGACCAGGTGATCTTCAACGAAGGCGATGCCGGCACCTTCATGTGCATCATCCACCAGGGCAGCGTGGTGGTGCGCAAGCTCAACCCCGATGGCAAGCCGGTGGACATCGCCACCCTGCGCCGCGGACGCGCCCTGGGCGAGATGGCGGTCCTGGACGGCGAGCGCCGCTCGGCCAGTTGCATCGCGGCCAGTGACTGCCAGTTGCTGACCCTGGGCCGCGACTCGCTGGACAAGATGATCGAGGAAATGCCCAAGATGGCCGCACGGATCATCCGCGCCCTGGCCATCTCGCTGTCCAAGCGTCTGCGCATGGTGGATGGCCAATTGCTCGCACAGCAGGTGTGA